Genomic DNA from Cololabis saira isolate AMF1-May2022 chromosome 20, fColSai1.1, whole genome shotgun sequence:
GGtgggtgtgtttctgtgtgtgcatCGCTTACAGGAATACACTCACAGTGCAAGTACCCCATAAACACTCCTGTACGCATGAACAGCTTGGCCCACGTAAACACGCTGTCAGATGCTTggatctcctttttttcttagtcAAAGGTACCTGccgagcagaggtgtcaagtaacgaagtacaaatacttcgttaccttacttaagtagaaattttggttatctatacttcactggagtaattatttttcagacgactttttacttttagtccttacattttaatgcaattatctgtactttttactccttacattttaaaaacagccttgttactctatttcatttcagcctttaaataaaaactatccagttaaattgctccatccggatagagtgaatttggttgtggttgtttcagatgttcttgtccagttttgttcttacatccgttccctcagattcctgcaactaaacttggatgtacattccaataaaggttaggataaatgataacatgcctctgaagtttgactttttgcaccattacaatactaataggcaactagtcatcatatctcctgctctctgaaacacatgttaatgctcaatagtacacatatatggttctttcatatatttgcattatactaagatacattcatttttagtatttttaaactctagtatctatacttctacctgagtaatgaatgtgaatacttttgacacctctgctgctgAGCACTTTTTGACCCCACCACACAAACAGTGAACACACACGTGAAGAGACTGACGTTGGCAGGCCTTGCGGTGGTGGAGCGGCTTGCCGTGGTCGCGGGTGTATCCGTTCTGGCAGTACTGGCAGTGGCGTCCAGCCGTGTGGTGGCGACACTTCTGGCACACGCCGCCGCTCTTCCTGCCCGACTGCTGGAACACCTCCATGCTGAAGCGGCATTTGTTGGAGTGGCCGTTGCACTCGCACGCTGGAGAAGGAGGAAAAACTGTGAATTCCAGTGAGGGAAACAAGTGCTAGTGctgccccccaccccctccgaGGTGCTGggttaggccctgtcccaatactcccactaccccaacttttcatcactacccctaaattttgcgcgttcccgtgagggtagtggtgtcacagttcctctttccacctagggggagtgaagaaaactagtgtagtggctatgaatctgtccctacggatcgagggttttccAATACtcactagctgaactagggccagaaaaatttcccagaatgcttttcgtcgtcatttgaatcaaaaaaaaaaacatggcggacatttcttatttttcagtgaataaaatcaatattttgagttagtttctgcataaaaatgcgttttgattacatttctagcgagaaatatatattttaccttcctaatattcactcagtgaatgtatataatcactcgtttgcccgtttttgcgaagtctttttcaatggtttttatggttccgcgttacaccaacgcagagcctacggcgtaggttacgcggcgacgcacaaagtacgccgtaccctacgccgtaggctctgcgtcgatttaacgcggaaccataaatcagctccggagccagcaggcaggcagaaatcccgaaattttctgagcaaatttcttaacaggcgtagctacaactgttagatttcatctattaaaccaacatttatcttcctaaatgatttatttcagccagcggtaattctccacagagctgcaggtttctccccgggacgacggcgcagggcaatggataaactgagcccaggttggggatctaaacggttacttttacgcctgaaaaaatattacaacttaataaagtggcatattaacagcgctacagctgaaattaaaacagcttttagctctcagcttcatgattttagtggtggtgctgaaagcaggagtagggggagtattgggacagaacCCTGGgaagatctcaagtgccctaaaatctgtcccttcttttttaagggtagtggtagaaagtagggggtgtattgggattggcctttAATCTGTTTAAAATGTCTATGAAGACAGGAATAAAACTAAATGCAAAGGTAGACTTGCATCAGACATTTAGGGGTCTGTGTACGTGGGAGCAAATAAATagcataaatatatatttgtctTTTCAGTAGCAACTATATATCAGTTCCAAGTCCATCTTTGATAATGATTAAGATATATTTCAAGCAAAATCAGTTATCCATCCTACTGTAGCTGAGAGTTTCTGCTTTGAAGCTGCAAAACACCACACCGAGtcagacagactgcagcatCTGTTACTGCTCCACTCTGATCTGAAGTTCATCTGGAGTACAAGAGGACCTGGCGgtcaaaagttgttttttttttcttttaattttttcgtTTTGTTTCAGTCCCACTCTCATTGGCAATTATATGCATAAAATGTCTTCTTTACCTCTCATCATTCAGTCCATTAATTCACCTGGGAATGAATGGACGATTTACCTTTgcctttgaaaaatgtaaaggtGTCTGGtgaattttggaaaaaaaacagatggcCTGTTCTAGCTTGGAATGGATAATAAAATCACTTTTTTAATGCAACTCTTCTTATTTGTCTTTAGTGAAATTGTGAAGGTTACAAATGGCAAATGGCTCACGTAAACACTGAACAAACGAAagcgttcttcttcttcttatatgTCTGTAGTCCACATACACTATAAATATGTCAATTATATTGCCCATGTCAATGATAAGTCAATGTTCACGAATGCCTGATTGGTCTCGCTGTTCCCGGAGACATATATCCAACACAACTGGATTGTGAAGAAACACAAAGTGACAAGGAGTTGGCAATGCAGGGAACCGTTCTCCCCTGCATTGAGAACTATTGTATGTTGGAGTTCATATATGGACTTACAGAGAGCATATATTACCCCGGCGTGACTGCTGGTGTCTGGGGTCAGCAGAGACCTGAGTGCTGGTGAGCTGAGATGTACGGCGAACTGACATAGCTATTTTAGGGCCATGAGAGGGTCTTTTTTCATAAAATTCACaatttctgattatttttttatgggTTTTAATTAGAGCTTTCTTGGGTATTTAAAGGGTCGTTcacatttagtttttcttttacaaGACTAAAGACCTGCGTTGGTCTGAAGAATCGTATCATCCAACTTTCAGTGGAGAATAATCATCCGAGTGCTGAAAGCAGATGTCTGACTCGCTGCATGAAGGAACTGGAGTTTGAAGTGATTTAACACGTGCACACGTGCACTGCCTTCAGTTCAAACGAGAATGCAATTGTTTGAATTAGTGTGAATGGACATTCACCATCAATGTGCTGTAAATGTGAAAAGACAGTTTAAGACAATTACCGCAGATTATGTATGaaagcataaaaaaacaacaaaagtctaTATTTCCATGTCTATATATTTTACTGTATCGTcaagaaagaataaaacgtATAAGATATTCTATAAATGAATGTAAACCCTTTAAAGAGAATAAAATGCGTAAAAGATTTAATCATGAAATTGCTTAAAACCTCGTTAAATGGACTTTTAAGTGTGTTTTGTGGAggttttctttcattcattgAAAGTTCAAAACAGATAGTAATGTTTTTTGTAAAAACAAGCAATAAAATAAGATATTTTATCACATTTTCTCAAGAAATGACCCTATGTctctattatttttattatgtgcCCTGTGGtgaagtaattttttttaaacatcacaATAAACTTGTTCAGTTTAAAGTCATTTTCAGGTTTcgttctcattttattttcttatttaagtttacattcattgcactactactactacttttttgttatgtcactatattagtatctttttatttttatttatttactatttttttaatttttattagtattatttattttatttatttatttttgctattgccaaagaaaaaattaatgatGATAACCGGGGGGGGGAaggatggggagagggaggaaaaaaaaaaaaaaaaaaaaggtatgttcatctgttttgctctgtattgtggaaacaatctgccaataaagacatatataaaaaaaaaaagtaattttcagCAAAGCTGGAGTTCCCAGGAAGCAGCACTCACCAACACAAGGGTTCGGCTGAGAGGGCGTCGCTCGATGCCACGGTCTGTCAAAGTAGAAATCCTCGCACACATCGCAGTCCGACCCCGCCGTGTGGTGCTCGCACACGCACACCGCGCGGCCCGCGTCGTCACGGCGACACCTGGAAGCGTGTCCGTTACACTTACACCTGCCTCCGACCTGCAGGTCTGAGAGGGGCGAGAGCAGCGCGGGGTGGAGGGAGGACAGGCCCCGAGGGTTTGTCCACCTGCAGATGTCTGGCACCGTGTCTGGAGTGCAGGGTGTTGTTCCTCCTCTTCCGGAGCTCCCGCCCCGTGTTACGGGAACTCCGGCCTTCAGCTGTCCAAGTGCATCCTCTGTTGGGACAAGGCCCCCAGTGACCGTTGTCCTTTTTGCGCCCACCTCCTTTGCCTTTTCCAGCTTTCTTTGGCAGAGTGAGCGAGTCAACGCTGACGCGTCCTTCCCCTTCCTTGCTGGTCACATTTTGTCCGTCCTCTTCCTGACCCGACCCTTTACTGTGGCTTTTCTTACCCTGCCTGTCCTTCTCCCCTTTGTTTCTCCCActtatttcagagttttttaTCTCCAAGTCAAAGAATCCCAGTGTATTATCTCGATTTAACTTGTCCACCTGATCTCCGGAGGGGCCCTTGGCGTCAGATCTCCACTTCAGAACACCAGTCCCTCTCGTATCATGCAAACCGTCCTGCCATTGTGCTTCTCCAACCTTATCAATGTCGCCTACTTTGGTGCCTTTGGACACGTGGTGGAAGATCACGCGGATGTCCGTGGCCGTCACCCAGTCCTGGAGGGTTGGGCTGTAATCGAAATCTGGGGAAGATGGGCGTCCGTCCAGTGTGGAGAAGGCCAGCACCATGCCGccccgctgcctctgcagcGGACGGGGGTCCGAGCAGAGCGGCTCCGTCTCCTGGTGTCTGCTTTGAGCCACCGTCTGAGAAGGCTGCTTGAAGTACTCAAGGCAGTCGCTGGAATAGTGTTGCATGGGCCTCCAGGTACGTCCGTAGTCCATGGATTTgaggatggagatggagatgggcTCCGACGGTTCCCCTTGGTTGCAGAACTGTAAACTTATGTAGGTGATCTCGAAGCGCCGGCCCAGCGGAACGGTGAGGACCCAGTCCCCCGTGTCCGGGCCGGCGTCGGCCGTCCAGCAGGTGAGGTTGTGGGGGTTGTGGAGGTCCGTCAAGGTGGCGACGTTGCCGTCGGAGTCCGGGCCGTGCAGCGAGTGGCTGGCGTTGACCGGGATCCCGTAGGCGGCGTTGATGAACTCTGACAGGCAGTGTCGGGGACGGCCATCGGGGTGGTAGCACGGGTCGTGGGGCGACGTCCAACTCAACGGGGTTTgggggaaggaagaggaggtgagggctggagggaggaggaggaggagaagccgGAGGAAAACAGGAATGAAAGAAGAGGAGGGGGGAGGGGAAAAGGGCAGGAACATCATGTCATCCAGCCTGTGGGAGAAGAAGAATATCATTTTAAGAGAAATCTGTGAACATTATATCATAAAAGAACCctccaaaaaaacccaaactgatTTACATGATGCGTATTTGAAGCCAGGGAAGGAAATCTAAGATAGACCACCTGTGCCTTTACTAAAAACACATGCcgccactaggaatgggtgatattttaccgttcacgatataccgtcaaaaaaattccccatggtaagaatttgtatctcacggtaaaaacgataaattcccgttggtgacgtttttgtgtaaaactgatttatggttctgtgttaaatccacgcacaacgtacgtgaaggaaggaaggaaggaaggaaggaaggaaggaaggaaggaaggaaggaaggaaggaaggaaggaaggaaggaaggaaggaaggaaggaaggaaggaaggaaggaaggaaggaaggaaggaaggatggaaggaaggatggaaggaaggaagatggaggaaggaaggaaggaaggaaggaaggaaggaaggagggaaggaaggaaggaaggatggaaggaaggaaggaagatggaggaaggaagggaggaaggaaggaaggagggaaggaaggaaggaaggaaggaaggaaggatggaaggaagatggaggaaggaaggaaggaagatggaggaaggaaggaaggaaggaaggaaggaaggaaggaaggaaggaaggaggaaggaaggaaggaaggaaggaaggaaggaggaagatggaggaaggaaggaaggaagatggaggaaggaaggaaggaaggaaggaaggaaggaaggaaggaaggacgaaagagaaagaaagaaagaaagaaagaaagaaagaaagaaagaaagaaagaaagaaagaaagaaagaaagaaagaaagaaatgagcctgaaagaaagaaagaaagaaagaaagaaagaaagaaagaaagaaagaaagaaagaaagaaagaaagaaagaaagaaagaaagaaagaaagaaagaaagaaagaaagaaagaaagaaaaattcccgttgatgaggtttttgtgtaacaaacatggctgatctgagagtgagatttattttggtatttttggtattttttttatcgtcatttttatcgttttcgggataaatgccagaaatgatcgtgatacattttttagtccataccgcccatctctagCCGCCACCAAACGGCATCACTTCAGCTGCAGCTCGCCGGCTCGCCATAGCCGCCAGTAAAAAACCTCATACCGTAAAAATGTAATCTCCAACCTTCGCCGGAGTGTCAGTTCACCAGTTTGAACCCATAATCAAAATGATCGTTAATGGCCGTCACGTCCTAAAACTCCCTTCCACCCCTGAAAGACTGGATGAGCGAAGGTGAAGAAGGGCCACGCACCCAGCAGGTCTGTCTGTTATGACAAAAAACATGCCCGACAGCTGGAGCTAAACCCAGCGCTGGAGCACATCCATCACATTTATTGCTCTCTTTTCAAATCATTTTTACCGCCGGTCGGTGGGGCGAGCTAGCGAGGGGCCCGTGCATGAGCCGTGTGTCATGTTATGTGGCAGACAGGAAGACGTGTGAAAAATGAAGGGAAGAAGAGGAGTCGGAGATTAGTTTTTGGGATTGTTGAAATGATAAATGGCCGCTTCGAGCGGAGCCCTTTCCGTTGAGAGGACAGGTTTGTGTGAGTCCCGAGTGTGAACACATTTCTTCCCGTTTCTGATAACTGCTGAAGAGAGTGAATTATTCTCCTGTCAGGATCTGGTATGTGGGCAACATGAAGGATGCATCTGCTCTGGAGCTGGTGATTTACTGCTTTTTCCTTAACTGCTAACACAAAAGCCCAGAGACACATTTCCCAACAGCcacagcttttctttttctttctttttttcaacacTGTCTTGCCTCATTTATGGGAAATTCAAATTTTGGTCCTTGAGTGAAATACCTGCCTCTTTCTCAACAACTGCCATCCTCGTACATTTACAAACAACTTTCCCCCGGGCCTCCACCGTCTCCCCGTCCGTCTGTCACCTGCCCCCTTCATTCTGCTCTGGGAATATTCTTAACTGCTGTGAGATTGATGACGTCCTAACAAGCGTTTGACACTGACAGCAAAGTCAGCAGGGCTACATAAACCAAGCTCGTAAGAGAGGACAGGGCTAAGAGCCTCTTCGGCCTCGTCATCCTGCTCAATTAGCCAGCCATCGAAATATGAGGCTTCCTTTAGGGACCACACAGATCCGGGGGCCTGCGTACCCAGAATGGCACTCCCTCAGCTACTCCGACCCCCTCCAGCCACGACAGACCTAAAGGTGAGACGAGCAAACCTGGACGGGGACAAAAGGGAAAGGTCGGCCAGCTTGGGTGGctctttttttgttgtggtgctgctacaggaaatgctaaaaGTACAGTGATGAGTGGTCCGACTGTGACCCCCGGTTCGGTCAAAGCCACATTCCAGGGGTCCAGAATGCCTCGGCGAGCCATTCCTGGCATGTCGAGACATGCCCCGCGGGAATCCGAACGCACTGATAAGAAGCAGGACTTATAAGTTGATGGGTGATTAATTAGTTCTCTGGTTTCGTTCGGTGTCAATATCCTGGTTCCTATAAAGATGGAAGACAGCGCTAAGAGGATTACAAGCAGGGGGACATAGCAACAAGGAAACTGTTGAGACCAttctgctttgaaaaaaaatcattttggactctgaggccacgtttacacatagctgggtatttacaaaaacggatatgctgttaaggtgctatgagcatccaaacctgcagggggcagtgtaacgagaagataaagtcatgctagccaatcagaatcctggaaaaaaccgtcaacaaatgacaccagAGACattcaataaacgagacagcccactacggttcggtttcctgtatcagtgtcacgtgactaacccgcccctttaggagacaggaagtagttCCTGAGCCTATTGAGTCTTATGGCAAAAGTGAACATGAGCACatattattaccaattccttcgtcccatagtaacctaagtaaatatgggacccattttccaaaagccacaaaccttctgaacattctgacaccaaaatggaaattttcagaccgacagattaggagaaaatgaactttgtttgagacctgtctctgtctgagcaacacattcTCGCAAGATTTgactctcatcgttttcccatcggataaaatgaagtttaaaactaaaataaaacttgcttctttgcttaataatactgttatttttattatttaagtctttttggaagaaagttgtactgtatctagtgttttatgttccaaaacgatgtggggagaggggcgacgatgcccacttaggagacaggaagtgtatatcatttcataccattggcagtaacggtaatgcactatcttctgtatagagtatctttgatgacacgtgtgaagcctgaataatatggttccgcgttaaatcggcggcgtagcctacgtacggtgcgcgtcgccgcgtaacctatgccgtaggctctgcgttggtgtaacgcggaaccataaatcagcctggactgccagttacttccaagacggaacgagtctttcgtttggagtgacagagaagtggagttactttgtggtgactttagaatataaaacaggtaaaatacaagaaaatattgacggtggccaaactaattgtaaacacaggtcgcacacatgatgctggtgatgtttttgttgcataatgtgacgttctgaagcctaaatgtccgtttccctccgtttacaagcaaacgtgaaaacggagtttttgaaaatctccactttggccggagttttcagaaattatggtttttggtgactttgagcttcgttttcatgtaaacgaacagccaaaacgcatgaaaacaccaccgtttttgctccgtgtaaacggggcctgaattTTGAGCGAGCGTAGACAGGTGGGGGTTCAGGGCTGAGGTGGGAGGAGAAGGGAGGGAGGTTGTTTAGCATTCCCGTGACATGCACTTGCGCTCGTCTTTGTCACATTACAGGACTGATTAAACAGTGGCCCGTTACAGGCGCTTTGATAAATGGATGCTCATACGAGAGGGGCCCCTGAGGTTTTTTTATTCCCCCCCCTTTAGGCCAAATCCAGACTCCCTCGTCTTCCGAAACAAGATCCTCCGTCTGGCACCGCCGGCCTAACCCACCGGATACGGTTTCGATGTTCTGCCGCTTTCCATAAATTCACACAGTCTATCAGAAGCACATGTTGGAGATGAGCGCCAGTCACAATCAAAGTGCCTTTTAATGAGAACTCGTTTCTCTTGATGCACGTTGGATGTAAACCCGTCTTAATTATCACCTGCTGAGTCCAAATAGAGCGTAAAATCCCACAATAAGTCTGTAAAACATAAATATGCCACTATTCGTAGGGCTAGCCGTAAAACCCAAGGAAGTTTTGAAATAACTTGGCAGCTACGTGTCCTTCAAAATGCTCAAACAGCCA
This window encodes:
- the ntn5 gene encoding LOW QUALITY PROTEIN: netrin-1 (The sequence of the model RefSeq protein was modified relative to this genomic sequence to represent the inferred CDS: deleted 1 base in 1 codon), with the translated sequence MMFLPFSPPPSSSFIPVFLRLLLLLLPPALTSSSFPQTPLSWTSPHDPCYHPDGRPRHCLSEFINAAYGIPVNASHSLHGPDSDGNVATLTDLHNPHNLTCWTADAGPDTGDWVLTVPLGRRFEITYISLQFCNQGEPSEPISISILKSMDYGRTWRPMQHYSSDCLEYFKQPSQTVAQSRHQETEPLCSDPRPLQRQRGGMVLAFSTLDGRPSSPDFDYSPTLQDWVTATDIRVIFHHVSKGTKVGDIDKVGEAQWQDGLHDTRGTGVLKWRSDAKGPSGDQVDKLNRDNTLGFFDLEIKNSEISGRNKGEKDRQGKKSHSKGSGQEEDGQNVTSKEGEGRVSVDSLTLPKKAGKGKGGGRKKDNGHWGPCPNRGCTWTAEGRSSRNTGRELRKRRNNTLHSRHGARHLQVDKPSGPVLPPPALLSPLSDLQVGGRCKCNGHASRCRRDDAGRAVCVCEHHTAGSDCDVCEDFYFDRPWHRATPSQPNPCVACECNGHSNKCRFSMEVFQQSGRKSGGVCQKCRHHTAGRHCQYCQNGYTRDHGKPLHHRKACQPCQCHPLGAVGRWCNQTSGQCLCREGVTGLRCNRCAPGYKQGKSPLRPCIRIQEVAPTPAYQSQYSVAEECVSYCQPSQVKVRMNLETYCLKDYVLKVQVRGMERSGPWWQFSISVQTAFRTGSTSRVRRGPQSLWVPDRDLNCGCPALHVGRTYLLIGAEEGERGWGPEESRLVADRSTLALQWREHWIHKLRGFRGQDKRGRCPSKSPHGHQSRGEHAKARSSGYIPPHLLTEKDSEPHGANAPTSAMPLSHTDRHRVQPTNTPPSSSSAPLLACSTPSPG